CAACAAGTTGCCAAGGAATTAAGGAAAATGTAATATCGTTATTACTAAAACCATCTTCACCGGTTGCAGCCTTTAAAATTAACGGTAATACGGCATTAGCTACGAAGCTTATAGCATATGATATTGCTACTGCAATAACAGTACCAACGATACCAATGAACATACTTTCCATTAAAAATAATCGTTGGATAAGCTTAGGACTAGCACCAATGGCCTTTAGCACACCAATTTCACGAGTACGCTCTGTTACTGCCATTGTCATTGTATTGAAAATACCAATTGATGCAATTAATACGGCAATTGTTCCAACAAATATAAGACCAATTTTTAGGACAAGGAAAAATACATTCATTTGATCTAATTGCTCAGTAATAGAATACACGCTATAGCCTTTATCTTTAAGACTATCTAATATAGGCTTCACATTTTCTAATGTATCAGCAAAAATATTAAATTCTGAATAAAACATTTCATCCTCTTTAACATCTACCGCTGTAGCCAAATTAGATGCTAATACTGGCTTTTGTTCTATATCCATATAGACAGCGTTATTAATCATCCAATCATAGGAGGGCTCCTTCATCACACCCACAATTGTATAGTTCATTTTCTCTGTCTCTTTAGCTGCACTAATGTTAGGTGCTAGTGACAATTCGATTTCTTTGCCAATTAAAGAGTCCTTATACCCTTCTTCTTTACCATCATAATATGTGCCTTCTACCTCGGCTTCTTTATTTTTTTCTTCAATAATTTTACGCTCAGCATCATTTAATAAGGTTTGAGCAAAATGATAGCCAACTATAATTTCATTTGGCTTTGATGGATACTTCCCTTGTGAAAGCTTGCCATTTACTTGCTCAAAATCCTGCATATTCGCAACATAGAGGGTAGAGCTTGTATCTCGCCCCTCAAAAAATGAGTGTGCAGATGCATTCACTGTAATCGTTTCTAGTACAGATTCTACATGCTCAACTCCTTTTATTTCCTGTATTTGCTCATCCGTAAACGGCTCATTATCGAATACTTGAATTTTTGTTACCTTTTCATTTGATAATATATTATTGCGTAATGAATCCTGTAGACCAAACCCTACAGATGCAAGGACAATTAAAAATGCACAGCCCATTGTTGCTGCTAGCACCGTCATAAAGACACGTAATTTATTTTTCTTAATATGTTGTGTAACAAAATCTATCTGATCTTTAAATAACATGTTATGCCTCCTCCTTAACAAGCTCACCGTCGTACATACGGAAACGTCTATGCGCTATTGTTGCTACTTCTTCGTCATGAGTAATGATGACAAATGTTAAACCAAGCTCCCGATTTAAGCTTTGGATAAGCAACAAAATATCTTGCTCAGTTTCCGAATCAAGACTTCCTGTAGGTTCATCTGCCAACAGTATAGGTGGATTAGTGATCAAAGCTCTAGCAATACTTACACGCTGTTGCTGCCCACCAGACAATTCATTTGGATAATGGTCTGATACCTCTGATAAGCCAACATTGTCCATTATTTTTTTAACCTTTTCCTTTCGCACAGCCTTCCTAGCACCCTGTAACTTTAAAGGAAGTTCAATATTTTCAAACGCAGATAATCCGGGCATTAATTGAAAGTTTTGAAAAATAAAGCCAAATTGGCTCAAACGAAAAGCTGCACTATCTGCTTCTGTAAGATGAGCTGTTTCCTTTCCATTAATCTTGATAGATCCTTGCTCAGATTTCATGAATCCTGCTAAAACTTGTAATAGGGTTGATTTTCCAGACCCACTTTTGCCAACAATTGCAACAATCTCTCCTTGCTTAACCTCAAAGTTAACTCCTTTCAATACAGGAATTTGTTTTTCCTTGCCCTTTTTTCCGATTAAAAATGTATGTTGTAAGTTCTCGACTTGAATCATTGTCATTAACGCCCCTTTCTCATTCTCTTTCTATTGTAGAAAAAAATTCTTAAAAAAGTTAAAGGATAAAAATGAAGATATTCTTAAGAAAAAGGGCACACTAAATAGAAAGCCGTTCTTTACATTATCTTTACAATTACATTGACGATTGAAAGTTTTTTGTATAATACTGGCTATTATAATCCCCTATTTAAAAGCTCTTTTATTACTATTTCCAGTTTCTAGCTTATATTTTGTGAACATTTTGCATATTACAGGAATGTAAAGTTTTGTGTAGAATGTATGAATTTTATGTAGAAAAATTAAAGATTTTGTTATGATAGTAAAGTTTAGAGGTCGATTAATTTATTTATATCCAGGAGGATTCGATTTGCATGCTTAACTCAAAAAAACAAGACCCTTTCTTTATTGCCCTGCATAAAATTGCTGAAAATATGAGAGAGGCCGTACATTACGCAAATGATTTTCGTATCAACAGTGTAGCTGACCTGAAAGAGATTAGCATTACTATGAAAAATTACGAAACGGCTGGCGATAAGCTCATTCATGATCTAATCGTCATGCTAAATAAATCATTTATGACACCTATCGAGCGTGAAGACATCTTAGAATTTGCGATTCGTATGGATGATGTATTAGATGGTACGGAGCATTGTATCGCTCATTTTGAAATGTTCTCCCTAACAGAAGTCGATGAATCAATGCGTATCTTCTTAGGATACATCTCAAAAAGTGCTGATGAAATTGTTAAAGCAACAGAAGAGTTAAAGAAAAAGAATCTTATTGGTATGCGTCCACACGCAATTCTAATTAAAGATTACGAGCGTGAATGTGATGAAGTACAACGTTCATCCATCAAACAATTATTTTTAAATGAGAAAGATCCGATTCGAATTATTAAATTTAAAGATATATATGAACAATTAGAAGATATCGCTGATTATTGTCAAAATGTTGCCAACACAATGGAAACAATTATCATGCGTAACGCGTAATTAGGAGATGGGCACTTACAATGAACACAATCATTATACTAACCGTACTGGTCGTCATCTTTGCCCTAACATTTGACTTTATCAACGGCTTCCATGATACAGCAAATGCTATCGCAACTTCGGTTTCCACTAGAGCATTACCACCACGAGCAGCCATTTTAATGGCAGCAACGATGAATTTTATCGGGGCTATTACCTTTGTTGGTGTGGCAAAAGCTCTTACAAAAGACATTGTAGATCCATTCTCTTTAAATGCCTTTCAAGGAGACACAACAGGCTCAATTGTTATTTTAGCCGCATTAATTTCGGCAATTATCTGGAATTTACTAACATGGTATTTTGGAATTCCTTCTAGTTCATCACACACATTAATCGGTTCCATTGCAGGGGCTGCTGTAGCATCTGCGGGTTTCAACGTTTTAAACTATGGCGGCTTTACTAAAATTATCATGGCATTGGTCTTTTCACCAATCCTTGCTATTTGTGCCGGCTTTCTGATGATGACACTATTTAAACTATTATTTAAAAATTTGAATTTATATCGTACAAATAAAGGATTCCGTACGATGCAAATTTTCACAGCAGCTATTCAATCATTTACACACGGGACAAACGACGCTCAAAAGGCAATGGGAATTATGACCATGGCTTTAATTGCTGGAGGATTGCATACAGGAGATGAAATTCCTTTTTGGGTACGTGCTGCGGCAGCAACTGCTATGGGCCTTGGTACCTCTATAGGCGGTTATAAAATTATTAAAACAGTCGGCGGTAAAATAATGAAAATCCGCCCTGTAAATGGGGTAGCTGCAGACTTAGCATCTGCATCTGTAATTTTTGGCGCTACTTTAATCCACCTACCAGTATCAACAACACACGTAATTTCTTCCTCAATTATGGGCGTAGGCTCTGCACAACGAGTACGAGGTGTTAACTGGGGAATGGCTCGTAAAATAGTTACTACTTGGATTATTACAATGCCAATTTCTGCAGTAATGGCCGCTGTTATTTACTTTTTATTATCTTTATTCTTTTAAATTACATCTAAGACTCCTGTTCATTAATGGACAGGAGTCTCTTGTTGTTGAAATACTATTATGTTAATGAAATCAAGGTGACAAATTAAAAAGTATAGCCCTTTTTCAAAACGAGAGGTCTATCTCCGTTCCGACTGAGTGCTTTCCTGAGGGCGTCCGATGAGCCGCTTCACTTACGTTGCTCGCCCACTGGAAGCTTTGCTCTACGCGATAGAGAAGCGGCAGCAACAAATGTTTTAACTGTGCGAAAGCGAAGCGGCAGCAACAAATGTTTTAACTGTGTGAAAGTGAAGCGGCAGCAACAAAGCGAGTAGCTCGGAACGGAATTCCCCTTCATTTTGACTAAATATTCACAAAGGTATCCTTGATCTTTTTCAATGCTCAAAAACTCCTATTCATTAGTGGACAGGAGTCTTAACATTGTCACACGACAAAATGAGACACATCCTTTACACTATTTGAAAAGGGGGATGCTACACAACTATGAAAACTTTTTCAGCTTTTATAACAGCACATGCAAAAGCCATCGTAGCTATTTGGCTTGTGATTTTTATTGCTATGGCCGTTTTTGCCATACAATTGCCAAGTAAGTTGCAAGGAGATGGCTTTTTTGTGGAAGGAGATCATACCTATGTCACAAAAGAGCTAGCCGAAAATTTTGATTTACCTTCAGATACAATTTTGGTTGTTTTCGATCCAGCTAAAAATAAGGAAATTCAAGATACTTTAAAGAAGTTGGATACCATCAAGGCAATCCATTCCATTCAGTCACCGCTTGATGATGCCTCTTTACAAAAGAACGGTATTGCCTATGCTATGGTTCATCTGAAAAATAATATTGATAATCAAACTGATATTGTAGAGGATATTCGTTCTTTAATTGAAAAAGACGGTGTTACTGTAACAGGTGGACCCGTTATTTCTGTAGACATTAATACAGCCAGTCAAAAAGATTTAGCGTCCGCAGAAGCAATAGGCTTGCCAATTGCAATTATAGTCCTATTACTTGCTTTCGGGACTGTCGTAGCCTCTATACTACCAATTATTATTGGTGTTGTCACAGTTGTCACTGCATTTGGCGTTATGACATTGCTTAGCGGTAATGTTAACTTATCTATTTTTGTATTAAATATAGTACCTATGCTTGGACTAGCTTTAAGTATCGATTTTGCTCTATTGTTTATTAACCGTTATCGTGAGGAACGGGCTCATACATCCATCCCTGAGGCCATACAAATCGCTATACAAACCGCTGGAAGATCTATTATTTTTTCAGCCGTATGTGTGATGATTGGTTTGGGTGCGATGATAGTTATAGACGTTGAAATTTTCCATAACATTGCATTAGGTGGCACTATTGTGGTATTACTGGCAGTGTTATCTGGCCTTACGCTACTACCTGCTACGATGATGCTCTTAGGAGATCGCTTAAATAAATGGCGTTTAATACGTGTAAAGCCTGGTGGAGCTAATCGTTGGCGTGGCTTTGCAGGCTTTGTAATGAAGTATCCAGTAACGATTGTTATTGCAGCATTATTACTATTAGGCATTGGCATGATTCCATTGAAGGATATTGAACTTAAAATACCTCAAGTAGATTCATTACCGACTAAATATGACGCACGTACCGCCTATGACAAATTAGATGACACATTTGGGCTTGGTGAAACCTCAACATTATACTTGCTTGCTGATCGAAAGGAAGGATGGGAGGATAATGAGGCGAGAGAGCTTATTTATACGATTCAGGAAAAGCTACTTGCTGATCCATTAGTAACGAATGTGTCAACGATTTATACGGCTGCTAACATCAATACTCCTGAGGAACTGAATGCTTCCTTGGAAATTCCACAGGTAGCAGAGCAATTACAGCCCGTTCTAAGTACGTTTACTAAAGAAACTCAGCTATTTATCCCAATTACATTAGATGCAGCCGGTTCTTCATCTACTGCACAAAAATTTGCTCGAACGTGGAAAGATAAGGATTTAGGCGTTGATTTTGCACTCGGTGGGCAGGCAAAATTCAATCAAGAAATCTTCGATGAAATTGCCAATAAAATTGTATTGGCTATTTCTATTATTCTTATTTCAACATTTTTTATTTTAATGCTCGCTTTCAGATCCGTATTAATTCCACTAAAGGCGATTATTATGAATATTATTGGTCTTTCTTCTGCCTTCGGAATACTCGTCTATATTTTCCAATATGGACATTTTGGTATCGATGCAGGTTCAATTGTCCTGATTATTCCAGTTATTGTTTTCTGTCTAGTGTTTGGCTTAAGTATGGATTATGAAGTCTTCTTAATTTCACGTATTCAAGAGGAATATTTAAAAGGTGTAGATAATACACGTGCCACAATCGATGGACTTACTTCTACTAGTCGTATTATTACATCTGCAGCGCTTATTATGATTGTTATTACAGGTGCCTTTGCCTTTACGGATGTAATGCCTGTTAAACAAATTGGTGTAGGTATAGCCATTGCCGTTGCAATTGATGCAACCATTATCCGTCTTATGCTTGTACCTAGTCTCATGAAGCTGTTCGGTGACTGGAACTGGTGGCTACCCTTTGCTAAAAAAAATAAGTAAGACCGAAAAATCCGCTTTCTTTGTAAAGGCTGCGGATTTTTTCTTTTATGCATAAATATTGTTATACCATTCTTTTGCTGCTACTACTTCAGGCATAGTCAGCTGGTGACCAAAATTAAACCATTTAGTTGTCACATTTGCACCCGCCGAAATTAAAAGTGCCCCTAAATCCTCTGATTCCTGTGCAGTACACATCGGATCATTAGTACCAGCACCGATAAAGACAGGAATAGATGAAAGTTTCGGAAGTTCTATGCCACGTCTTGGTACCATAGGATGATGAAGAATAGCACCTGCTAAAGCATTCTCATAATGGAATAATAGGCTTGCTGCAATATTTGCACCATTTGAATAGCCAATAGCTACAACTTGTTTGCGATCAAATCCATGCTGCTGTCCTGCCTCTGATAAAAAGTCATATAATTCCTTTGTACGGAAGATTAAATCCTCCATATCAAAAACACCCTCCGCTAAACGACGAAAGAAGCGTGGCATGCCATTCTCTAACACATTCCCACGAACGCTTAAAATGCTTGCAGTTTCATCAATTTCCCTTGCAAGACCAATTAGGCTCTCCTCATTTCCACCTGTACCATGTAGTAACAACAATACTGGCTTTGTTTCATCTGTTCCTTTATAAAAAACGTGCTGCATAAACAGACCACCTTCCGATTATCTTGAATTCGAGATAATTGTAGCCTGTGGTAAAATTAAATTCAAGCTCTTTGACTTATTTATTTCACGATTTTCACTATTTGGCTGTTTCTCGTGGTCTTTGTAAAATTTAGTAATCGTGAAAACTGAAAATAAACATGCCGCAACAACAACTACAATAACTATTCCCACAATTTTTTTCCCATTCATTGACCATGTTCCCCCGAACTACTTATTTCTTCTTACGAAAACCTTCTTCTAGTAAATATTCTTTCGCAGCATCATACGTACCAAAAGCTTCTTCTAAATTTTCTCCATGATAAACATTCCAAGAACGCTGCTCAAAGGCTAATGTTAATTGTACATTATCTCTACTTTGCCATATCTCAACAACCGGCTCTTGTTCATCCTCTTCCTCTGATAAATATTGAATAGCATCTTCAATAATTTCACGCAGTCGTTGCTCATCATAATCACGTATATTCACTAAGCCTTTATCATTCGCCTCTTCCTCATAACGCAATAAATCTCCAACAAAGACAAATCCGTTGCCATTTGGATGAAGCTTTTCTACAACAATGGTCTTTTCATACAGGCTGTCCATAAAATGATAATTTAAGCGCTTTAAAGAAATTTCCTTCTTAGTAAGCTCAGAAAATGATTCGATGATACCTTGTTTTTGTTCAAATGTTAGCATATAAAATGCTCCTTTTCTATACAATCTTCCTACAGTATAACTTATTTTTTCTGTTATAACGAAGCGAAATAGGACAAGCACTATTAATGAATAGCTCTTGTCCTATTTTACTTATGTTGTTTTAAACATCTTATCTTTTACAAACTGAATAACATGTGCTACATATAGCTCTCGATATGGAACAAACTGTGCAGTACTTACTGGACGCACAATTTTTGCTCGTTGACCGTCTGGGAAGTATTCATAGCCTTCAATATTAAGAGTGGCTGTTTTTCCTAAAAAGAATGCCTCTGCCTCATTTAAATTTGCTCTCACAACCCCTGACACTTCCTCATATTGAAGATCAAAAGAATTCCAATCATGTTTGAATGGATATATGTAAACATGGCAAAATTCATTGTCAATCATATTTTCCGATACTATACTACAGGATGTCATGCCCATTTTTACGACATCATCCACATTGATATCTAGACCCAGCTCTTCCTTTACTTCACGAATTCCTGATTCAACTGTCTCAACGGCTAATAAATGCCCTGCTGCTGTTATATCCAACAAGCCTGGGTAGTCTTTTTTCTGTGCACTACGGATTTGAAAATAGATATAGTTCTCATTGACAAGCCAACAGTGGAATGTTTCATGCCACAGCCCTTTCTCATGTACCTCAGCTCTTGTTGCTGTTCCAATTTGTTCATGCTGCTCATTAAAAACCTTCACAATTTCTTGTTCCATTTTTTCGACTCCTATACTGACTTCGTAGCCCTTTTCTTAATTGCGTTACGTTGATCATAAATATTGGATACGATAACCTTTAATACGGCATAAAATGGCACAGCAATAATAATTCCGATAAAGCCCGCAATATTACCTGCTGCTAAAATTATCGTAATAACTGTAAGTGGGTGTATATCGAGTGATTTTCCCATAACATTTGGAGTAATAAAATTACTATCAATTTGCTGCGCAACTAATGTGACAATCGATACCCATATTACAAGCACAGGATCCTGAATTACTGCTACAATTAATGCAGGAGTAAAGGCAATCCAAGGTCCAATAAACGGAATCATATTCATAAAGAAAGCGAATATGACAAGGAGCAATGAATACTCTAAACCAATAAGTAAATACCCAACGTACATAATTAGCGCTAATAAAAAACTAATTTGTAGTTGCCCTTGAATATAGCTGCGTAGAACATCATCAATTTCACTTAATGTTTTTTTAATCCATTCACGACGTTCTCCACTGAAATATTTATAAATCGAAGGCGCAAATTTCTCGTGATCCTTCAACATAAAAATAAAGAAGAACGGAATTAAAATAGCTAATAAAGATACAGATACTATAGATTGTAAAAAGGAGACAAGCCCTTTACTTGCCACTACCGCAATATCCTGTACGGAATTTGCCATTTTATCAATAATATCTTTCAACTGTGTTGGGAAGTTATCCTTATTTTGCAACAAATAGTCTGTTGCATCTTGAATACTTGTACTAATACTTGCACTTATACTCGCACTAATCATTGGTGCATTTTTTACTAATTTATTGACCTGCTCTGCAATCGGATTTCCTACAATCCATCCAAAAGCACTTGCAATAGCAATCAACCCTATAATAATTGTTAATATACTTGCCCACCGCGGGAATTTACGTTTTTCCAAAAATCGCTGAATTGGCTCTGTCACGTAGTATAAAACACCACCAAGTAAAAGAGGCACAAAAATAGCTTTTAAAAGAATGACTAGCGGTGAAAAAATCCAATGAATCTCCACAAAATATTTAATGATTAGTAGTGTTAGTAATATCCCTACACCTACTTGAAACCAAACTTTTCTTGTCACTCTCATTCACTTCCTTTTTTCACAGTTACTGAAAATACTACTGATATATTAACCATTTCGCAAGTATCCTAGTATTGATTGTTAAAATAAAATTTGCTTTTCATTCACAACTGAAAAAAATTCGCACACTTTCACAAGTATTTACACAGTGAAAGTGTCACGAATTTAAATAATCAAGTGTGTATAAGATTTATAGTGCCGTGTCGTCTACTGAATTTAGGTACGCCTTGATTTCACCAATAACTGATTCGACACAGCCATCCTCAAATGGTGATATTAAGCCAGCCTCTTTTACAAGCTTTGTGAAGGACATAGAACCACCTAAGCCGCATAAATGTAAATAGTCCTTCCATGCCTCCTCAAACTCTTCTCTTGAGCGTTTCCAGAACTGGAAGGCACAAATTTGTGCTAGCGTGTAATCAATATAGTAGAACGGGCTTGCATAAATATGACCCTGACGCTGCCAAATTCCTCCTGCTTCAAGGTAGTCATTATGATCATAGTCACGATGTGGTAAATACGTTTCCTCAATTTTCTTCCATGCTAACTTGCGTTCAGCAGGTGTCATTGTTGGATTTTCGTATATAACATGTTGGAACTCGTCTACTGCAACACCATATGGTAAGAATAATAGGCCACTACTTAAATGTGTAAATTTATATTTCTCTGTATCCTCTTTAAAGAACAGCTCCATCCAAGGCCATGTGAAGAATTCCATACTCATTGAGTGAATTTCACAAGATTCAAATGTTGGCCATAAGTATTCTGGAATACCGATGTCACGACTTGAATACACTTGGAAGGCATGTCCAGCTTCATGTGTTAATACATCTATATCACCTGAAGTACCATTAAAGTTTGAGAAGATAAATGGTGAATGGTAGTTTTCGATAAATGTACAATACCCACCGCTTTCTTTCCCTTTCTTCGCGACTAGGTCCATTAATTCATGATCAATCATGAAATTGAAGAATTCACCTGTTTCTTGTGATAACTCCTCATACATTTTTTTACCGTTCTCTACAATCCAAGCTGGATCACCCTTTGGAGTCGCATTTCCTGATAAGAAATTTAATGCTTCATCATAGAATTTAAAATCAGAAATACCAATTCGTTTTGCCTGACGCTCATACAGCTCAGAAGCAACTGGTACGATTAAATCGCGAACCTGATCGCGGAATTTCTTCACCATATCTGCATTATAATCAATGCGGTTCATGCGAACATAGCCTAGCTCCACATAATTTTTATAGCCTAATTTTACGGCAATTTCATGACGTACCTTTACAAGCTCATCATAGAGTCGATCAAATTCTTCTTCATGCTCAGCAAAAAAGCCAAAGCGTGCTTCTGTTGCTGATTTACGTATTTCACGATCAGTGGACTCTGCAAATGGTCCAAGCTGAGCAAGTGTTAATGTTTCCCCATTAAAATCAATTTGTGCAGAGGCTACTAGTTTATTATATTCTGATACAAGCTTGTTCTCCTTTTGCATTAAATCAATGACTATTGGTGAAAAGCCTTTAATTTGATAAGTTGCTAAATCGAATAGCTGCTGACCCCATTTATTCTCTAATTGTTCACGAAATGGAGAAGCAATCAATGCTTTATAATATTCTGTGGTTACCTCTTCTAGCTTGGGACCTACCTCATCGAAATAATCACGCTCTGCTTGATAAAATTCATCATTTGTATCAATTGATGCACGTATATACACTAAATTCGCCATTGTAGCATAATCATTACTTAAAGCGTTGAGTTGCTGAATGATGCTACTTTGCTCGTCCATCGTCTGCGCACGTTTAAATTGCTCAATTAAAGATAATTGCTGCTCTTTCATTTCTTCAATATTTGGTCGACGGTATTCATAGTCTTTAAACGTTTTCATAGAAGTCCCCTCTTTCATACACCGTTATATTTCTATTATATGCCAAATATCTAGTATTAAGAAACAATTTAATAGCCAATTATATATGTTTTTAATAATGCTGCTCTTTCACGTAGCTTTAACTTTGCTTCTACTGATTTTGGTGTTTTGGCCGCCACCACATCTACCTCTAGATCCAATGTTTCAGCTATATATTTTGCTCGCTTTAAATGAAAATCATTGGAGACAATCGTAATATGCTTCGTTTCCTTTGGTAGTAGTTCTTTTGAAAATAGTAAATTTTCATAGGTTGATGTAGATCGATCTTCTGCTATTATTCTGCTAGCTTCGATGCCATTGTTTAGTAAATATTCAAGCATAACTGAAGCCTCAGTCTGATCTTCATCCAGCCCTTGTCCGCCAGAAACAATTACT
This genomic stretch from Lysinibacillus pakistanensis harbors:
- a CDS encoding M3 family oligoendopeptidase: MKTFKDYEYRRPNIEEMKEQQLSLIEQFKRAQTMDEQSSIIQQLNALSNDYATMANLVYIRASIDTNDEFYQAERDYFDEVGPKLEEVTTEYYKALIASPFREQLENKWGQQLFDLATYQIKGFSPIVIDLMQKENKLVSEYNKLVASAQIDFNGETLTLAQLGPFAESTDREIRKSATEARFGFFAEHEEEFDRLYDELVKVRHEIAVKLGYKNYVELGYVRMNRIDYNADMVKKFRDQVRDLIVPVASELYERQAKRIGISDFKFYDEALNFLSGNATPKGDPAWIVENGKKMYEELSQETGEFFNFMIDHELMDLVAKKGKESGGYCTFIENYHSPFIFSNFNGTSGDIDVLTHEAGHAFQVYSSRDIGIPEYLWPTFESCEIHSMSMEFFTWPWMELFFKEDTEKYKFTHLSSGLLFLPYGVAVDEFQHVIYENPTMTPAERKLAWKKIEETYLPHRDYDHNDYLEAGGIWQRQGHIYASPFYYIDYTLAQICAFQFWKRSREEFEEAWKDYLHLCGLGGSMSFTKLVKEAGLISPFEDGCVESVIGEIKAYLNSVDDTAL
- a CDS encoding MMPL family transporter, whose translation is MKTFSAFITAHAKAIVAIWLVIFIAMAVFAIQLPSKLQGDGFFVEGDHTYVTKELAENFDLPSDTILVVFDPAKNKEIQDTLKKLDTIKAIHSIQSPLDDASLQKNGIAYAMVHLKNNIDNQTDIVEDIRSLIEKDGVTVTGGPVISVDINTASQKDLASAEAIGLPIAIIVLLLAFGTVVASILPIIIGVVTVVTAFGVMTLLSGNVNLSIFVLNIVPMLGLALSIDFALLFINRYREERAHTSIPEAIQIAIQTAGRSIIFSAVCVMIGLGAMIVIDVEIFHNIALGGTIVVLLAVLSGLTLLPATMMLLGDRLNKWRLIRVKPGGANRWRGFAGFVMKYPVTIVIAALLLLGIGMIPLKDIELKIPQVDSLPTKYDARTAYDKLDDTFGLGETSTLYLLADRKEGWEDNEARELIYTIQEKLLADPLVTNVSTIYTAANINTPEELNASLEIPQVAEQLQPVLSTFTKETQLFIPITLDAAGSSSTAQKFARTWKDKDLGVDFALGGQAKFNQEIFDEIANKIVLAISIILISTFFILMLAFRSVLIPLKAIIMNIIGLSSAFGILVYIFQYGHFGIDAGSIVLIIPVIVFCLVFGLSMDYEVFLISRIQEEYLKGVDNTRATIDGLTSTSRIITSAALIMIVITGAFAFTDVMPVKQIGVGIAIAVAIDATIIRLMLVPSLMKLFGDWNWWLPFAKKNK
- a CDS encoding ABC transporter ATP-binding protein; this translates as MIQVENLQHTFLIGKKGKEKQIPVLKGVNFEVKQGEIVAIVGKSGSGKSTLLQVLAGFMKSEQGSIKINGKETAHLTEADSAAFRLSQFGFIFQNFQLMPGLSAFENIELPLKLQGARKAVRKEKVKKIMDNVGLSEVSDHYPNELSGGQQQRVSIARALITNPPILLADEPTGSLDSETEQDILLLIQSLNRELGLTFVIITHDEEVATIAHRRFRMYDGELVKEEA
- a CDS encoding ABC transporter permease, which encodes MLFKDQIDFVTQHIKKNKLRVFMTVLAATMGCAFLIVLASVGFGLQDSLRNNILSNEKVTKIQVFDNEPFTDEQIQEIKGVEHVESVLETITVNASAHSFFEGRDTSSTLYVANMQDFEQVNGKLSQGKYPSKPNEIIVGYHFAQTLLNDAERKIIEEKNKEAEVEGTYYDGKEEGYKDSLIGKEIELSLAPNISAAKETEKMNYTIVGVMKEPSYDWMINNAVYMDIEQKPVLASNLATAVDVKEDEMFYSEFNIFADTLENVKPILDSLKDKGYSVYSITEQLDQMNVFFLVLKIGLIFVGTIAVLIASIGIFNTMTMAVTERTREIGVLKAIGASPKLIQRLFLMESMFIGIVGTVIAVAISYAISFVANAVLPLILKAATGEDGFSNNDITFSLIPWQLVVIAAAISIGVAMISGYRPARKATKIDVIQALRQEL
- a CDS encoding AI-2E family transporter, whose translation is MRVTRKVWFQVGVGILLTLLIIKYFVEIHWIFSPLVILLKAIFVPLLLGGVLYYVTEPIQRFLEKRKFPRWASILTIIIGLIAIASAFGWIVGNPIAEQVNKLVKNAPMISASISASISTSIQDATDYLLQNKDNFPTQLKDIIDKMANSVQDIAVVASKGLVSFLQSIVSVSLLAILIPFFFIFMLKDHEKFAPSIYKYFSGERREWIKKTLSEIDDVLRSYIQGQLQISFLLALIMYVGYLLIGLEYSLLLVIFAFFMNMIPFIGPWIAFTPALIVAVIQDPVLVIWVSIVTLVAQQIDSNFITPNVMGKSLDIHPLTVITIILAAGNIAGFIGIIIAVPFYAVLKVIVSNIYDQRNAIKKRATKSV
- a CDS encoding NUDIX hydrolase, which codes for MEQEIVKVFNEQHEQIGTATRAEVHEKGLWHETFHCWLVNENYIYFQIRSAQKKDYPGLLDITAAGHLLAVETVESGIREVKEELGLDINVDDVVKMGMTSCSIVSENMIDNEFCHVYIYPFKHDWNSFDLQYEEVSGVVRANLNEAEAFFLGKTATLNIEGYEYFPDGQRAKIVRPVSTAQFVPYRELYVAHVIQFVKDKMFKTT
- a CDS encoding DUF47 domain-containing protein, encoding MLNSKKQDPFFIALHKIAENMREAVHYANDFRINSVADLKEISITMKNYETAGDKLIHDLIVMLNKSFMTPIEREDILEFAIRMDDVLDGTEHCIAHFEMFSLTEVDESMRIFLGYISKSADEIVKATEELKKKNLIGMRPHAILIKDYERECDEVQRSSIKQLFLNEKDPIRIIKFKDIYEQLEDIADYCQNVANTMETIIMRNA
- a CDS encoding alpha/beta hydrolase: MQHVFYKGTDETKPVLLLLHGTGGNEESLIGLAREIDETASILSVRGNVLENGMPRFFRRLAEGVFDMEDLIFRTKELYDFLSEAGQQHGFDRKQVVAIGYSNGANIAASLLFHYENALAGAILHHPMVPRRGIELPKLSSIPVFIGAGTNDPMCTAQESEDLGALLISAGANVTTKWFNFGHQLTMPEVVAAKEWYNNIYA
- a CDS encoding inorganic phosphate transporter translates to MNTIIILTVLVVIFALTFDFINGFHDTANAIATSVSTRALPPRAAILMAATMNFIGAITFVGVAKALTKDIVDPFSLNAFQGDTTGSIVILAALISAIIWNLLTWYFGIPSSSSHTLIGSIAGAAVASAGFNVLNYGGFTKIIMALVFSPILAICAGFLMMTLFKLLFKNLNLYRTNKGFRTMQIFTAAIQSFTHGTNDAQKAMGIMTMALIAGGLHTGDEIPFWVRAAAATAMGLGTSIGGYKIIKTVGGKIMKIRPVNGVAADLASASVIFGATLIHLPVSTTHVISSSIMGVGSAQRVRGVNWGMARKIVTTWIITMPISAVMAAVIYFLLSLFF
- a CDS encoding YdcF family protein — its product is MKKWVMRLGLLSIVICIGMYIWLGEEMKEGVQPAANGKAAYMIVLGAKVKPGGIPSLSLKNRLEEAVRYLKKYPHVQVIVSGGQGLDEDQTEASVMLEYLLNNGIEASRIIAEDRSTSTYENLLFSKELLPKETKHITIVSNDFHLKRAKYIAETLDLEVDVVAAKTPKSVEAKLKLRERAALLKTYIIGY